The Christiangramia flava JLT2011 region GCACCATTCTGAGGATTGATGATACTAACGCTCGGAAACTGGTAAGTATTGGCGTAGATCTTTCCATCAACCCATTCCAGTTCGTTGAATTTTGATTTGATCCCTTTATTGGTAGCGACCTGAATATAATCTTCTTCGGCAAGTGTTTCGGAATTCAAAATCCAGATCTTTTCCGTTCCGTCGCTTTTGTAGATTTTCTCACCATCGTTACAAAGTCCCCAGCCTTCTTTGCTCTGGTTGTAACCGAAACTCCCGGTTTTTTCGAATTTCTGAACGTCATAAATAAAACCAACATCACTTTGCCAGGTTAACTGAAAGATCTTATTATTTAGAATAGTGAGCCCTTCCCCGAAGAACTGGTCATCCAGTTTGATCTCGTCAAGGATCTCACCGCTTTCCAGGTCTACTTTCAGGAGTCTGGATCTTCCCCGTTGCCCGGTACTTTCATAAAGCTGCCCGTCATGGAACTCGAGTCCCTGGGTATAGGAGGTATTGCTGTGAGGAAATTCATTGATCACCTCAAAAGTGTAAACGGCTGGTGCCTGATCGTTGAGGATCTTGATCTCTTTGGAAATCGTATCAACCTGTTCTCCGGAATAGATGATCGCTCGAAGTGGCCAGTTCCCGAGACGGGAATCCTTCAGGTTAAAATTGAAATCTTTCCCGGATGATTGCAGGGTTTGATTTCCGAGGAAATAGGAGATGGAGTCGATCGGTTTATTTTCTTTGTTCAGAATGGAGCCTTTTACCGACTCGTTCAAGTGAAAACTCGACTTGTTTCCTTCAAATTGTATCGAAAAATCAGATTTATTTTTACCGTTTTTGCTTCCGCAGGAAAAAATGAAAAAGTTTAAAATAAAGATAGCCAGGAGGTTAAAAAATCGCTTCATGAATCTTGCTTATTTTGCCCTGCTAAATTAACCATTTCAGGATAAAAAAGCTTGCCTAAAGGTTTAAAGATTGTATATTTGCAGCGGCAAGTCCCACACAACCAGCTCCTGCTGAATCCCCCAGGGCGGGAACGCAGCAAGGGTAGGCGGTCGTAGCGGTGTGATGTGGGTCGCTTGCCATTTTTTGTTTCCGCTTTTCTCAAAAAAAGTGCATCTTTGTGCGGTATGGAAAACGGGCAGTCTACAGGCAAAGTCGTCTTTATTACCGGAGCTTCTTCCGGAATTGGAAAATCTATCGCGACGCATCTTTCTGAAAATGGTTTTAAGGTTTATGGAACGAGTCGGAATCCGTCTAAAAATCCAAATTCCCCTTTTGAGCTGGTAGCCTTGGATGTGACCAGTCCGGAAAGCATCCGGCAGGCAATCTCGCAGGTTTCAGAAAAAGAAGGGAAAATCGATATTCTCATCAATAATGCGGGCGTGGGTATTACCGGTCCTATTGAAGAAACTCCCGAAAGCGAGATCAAAAAGGCTTTTGAGACCAATTATTTCGGCCCGCTGAATGTCATCAAGAACACCGTTCCCCTAATGAGAAAGCAGGGTGGCGGCCTGATCATCAATATTACTTCTATCGCTGGTTATATGGGCCTGCCTTATCGCGGTATCTATTCAGCCACCAAAGGTGCGCTGGAAATTACTGCGGAGGCCTACCGAATGGAACTCAAACAGTTCGGTATTAAAATGACCAATATTGCACCTGGAGATTTTGCAACTAACATTGCGGCCGGTCGCTATCATGCTCCTGTCCTGGAAGATTCCCCTTACCGGAAAGCGTATGGTGACACGTTGCAACTGATGAATGAACACGTAAGCGCTGGACAGGATCCTGATTTAATGGCGAAGGCGGTTTTAAAGGTCATTGCGGAAGACGATCCAAAAGTACATTATAAGATCGGGGATTTTTTGCAAAAATTTTCAGTGAAGCTGAAAGGACTGTTACCCGATAAGATGTATGAAAAAATGCTGATGAAGCATTATAAATTGTAATTTTACGAATCAAATTAAAAATTCAAAATAACGCACAACTATGAAATTCTTTATTGATACGGCAAATCTCGACCAGATCAAGGAAGCCCAGGACCTTGGGGTTCTTGACGGTGTAACCACCAACCCGTCGCTTATGGCGAAGGAAGGGATTACCGGAAAAGACAATATTTTTAAACATTATAACCGAATTTGTGAGCTGGTTGATGGGGATGTAAGCGCGGAAGTGATCGCTACAGATTTCGAAGGCATGATCAAAGAAGGAGAAGAGCTGGCTGAACTTCACGAACAGATCGTTGTGAAGATCCCGATGATTAAGGAAGGTGTGAAAGCGCTTAAATACTTTAGCGACCGCGGGATTCGCACCAACTGTACCCTGGTATTTTCGGCTGGGCAGGCATTGCTGGCTGCTAAGGCTGGAGCAACCTATGTGTCTCCATTTATAGGTCGTTTAGACGATATTTCTACTGATGGACTGAACTTGATCGCTGAGATCAGACTCATTTATGATAATTATGAATTCGATACGCAGATTCTTGCTGCTTCGGTACGTCATACCATGCATGTACTGGAATGCGCAAAAATTGGAGCTGATGTAATGACGGGCCCCCTATCTTCTATCGAAGGATTGCTGAAACACCCACTAACAGATATCGGTTTGGAGAAATTCCTGGCAGATTATAAGAAGGGAAATCAGTAACACAATTTTCCAATGAAATAAAGAAGGCTGCTGAAAAGCGGCCTTTTTTTATTTATTCAGAAATTCCAAAATATCTTCTTCAAAATCCTTGATGGAACTATAGGAGATATCTCCTTTCTGAATCACTCCTTTTTTATCTACGAATAACACCTTGGTCAGGTAATTCTTGTACATATCGTTGCCAATATTTCGATTGGCAATTTGGTACTCGTATTTTTTATCGTAACTAAAAGTCTCCAGAACACGAAGCCAGTTTTCATAGGTCTGGCCGTCGATATTGACCGTGTAGAAATCAATTTCCGGGTATTTTTCCCGCAGGTCTTTCACGATCTTATGCAGCCATTGATGGTGATCTAGCGCGTAAATAGACCAGCTCATAATGATGCTTGGTTTATCAATGATCTCCCCGTAAGTCGTTTTATTACCGTTTGTATCGATCAGGCCTTTATCAGCAATGGAATTGCCTTTCAGGTAGGAGCGCTGCATCCTGGAAAGTCTTTCAATATAGTCCAGGCGTGCATAATCAATGCTTTTCAGGAGATTCAAAACAAAATCAATTCCACGATCGGTCTCACTCATAATGATACTTTGAGTGGCGAAACGGTCAATGAACTTGTGTTTCAGCTTATCATTCTTAAACAATGAATCGGTTAGCTCGATTCGTTTGCTTAAATTCTGAAGGCTGTTCAGGTTATAACATTCTTTTGTCTGGCAGTCCTCGATCGATTTCGATCTTAAATAATCATCAAGAAAATTGGTATAGACATACAGATCTTCCAGGTCTTCATCGCTAAAATTGATATGTTCGCGGTAATTGTTGAAATTTTCCGGAATTTCAGCAGAAAGCGCAGGATAATATTTATGGATCAGGAAGGAATAACGCTCGCGCAGGTCGTAAAATTCATAATTCACACTGGCCTTGGCAAGTTTCAGGTAAGTATCGCTCAATTCTTCCTGTTCTTCCAGTCTTTCAAGTGATTGCATGCGATCATCACGAATAGAATCTGTGATTTCGGCAAAGCGTTCCGGTTTGATCTTGTAATACTGAAGAATGAGATCGTTATTGTCCAGATTTCTGATGAAAATATCCAGCAGAAAATTGCTTTTTTCGGCACCGTCTCCGCTAAAGTTCAGCGAACGGTCAAAATCCAGTGTATTCAGCCAGATCACCACACTGTCTCCGGGCTCCAGGTACATGATCTGATTTTCCGGGGAATGTTTAAAAGTATAGATACCGCTCTCGAGGTCGTCATATTCCTTGCCGAACTGGTTTTGCTGGTTGAGGTAAAGAGTGTCAATGATGCTGTCTTCCTTGGAAAGGACTACGTAATCGGTTTCGGGATTGTTGATCTGGCCACCTACAAATACGTGCTGATCTCCTTCCGGTTGATTGTTACATCCGGAAAGTAGAAGTAGGAAACCAATTAAAAGCCAGGCGTATTTCATGTAGGTGTACTGGGAATCACAATTTCGGCTGCTTCGATAAGCAAAGATAGATGGTGGGATAGGGGCTCTATGTTAATCAGGCGTTAAAACGAATTTTTAAAACGTTAATCTTTCTCATTAAGATTGATTATAACTACTTTTGCACAAATTTTAATCGAAGAATTTTATGCTTTCAGTTTCAAATCTTTCCGTACAGTTTGGTAAAAGAGTGTTGTTTGATGAGGTGAATGTTACGTTTACCCAGGGTAACTGTTATGGGATCATTGGTGCGAACGGTGCCGGGAAGTCCACTTTTCTGAAGATCCTTTCAGGAAAATCAGAAGCAACTTCCGGAAAAGTTCACCTGGAACCGGGAAAAAGAATGTCGGTTTTGGAACAGGATCACAACGTTTATGACGAATATCCGGTATTGGAAACCGTGATGCGAGGGAATAAGCCGCTTTTCGCCGTGAAGACCGAAATGGATGCCCTGTATGCCGATTATTCTGATGAAAATGCCGATCGTATCGGGGAGCTGCAGGTACAGTTCGAGGAGATGAATGGCTGGAACGCGGAAAGCGATGCAGCCGCCATGCTTTCAAACCTGGGGATCAGCGAAGACCTGCATTATACTTTAATGAAAGACCTGGACGGGAAACAGAAGGTTCGTGTATTGCTGGCACAGGCCTTATTTGGCAGCCCGGATGTATTGATCATGGATGAGCCTACGAACGACCTGGATTATGAAACGATTAACTGGCTGGAAAATTTCCTTGCCAATTATGACAATACGGTCATCGTCGTTTCTCACGACCGTCACTTCCTAGACGCGGTTTGTACGCATATTTCTGATATCGACTTCGGGAAGATCAATCATTTCAGTGGGAACTATACTTTCTGGTATGAATCATCTCAGTTAGCTGCCAGACAGCGCGCGCAGCAGAATAAAAAGGCTGAAGAAAAGAAGAAAGAACTTCAGGAGTTTATTCAGCGTTTCAGTGCGAACGTGGCAAAAAGTAAGCAGGCTACTTCCAGAAAGAAAATGATCGACAAGCTGAATATTGAAGAGATCAAACCTTCCAGCCGTCGTTACCCGGCAATCATCTTTGAAAGAGAACGGGAAGCGGGTGATCAAATTCTAAATGTGGAAGGCCTGGAAGCCAGTATCGAAGGGGAAACACTTTTCAAAAATGTAGACATTAACCTGGCCAAAGGCGATAAGGTGGTAGTGTTCTCCAAAGATTCTCGTGCCACGACCGCTTTCTACGAAATTATTAACGGAAAACAGGAGCCTGTAAAAGGAAAATTCCAATGGGGTGTCACAACCTCACAGTCCTATTTACCGGCAGATAATTCTGAATATTTTGAAAATGATCTTACGCTGGTGGACTGGTTGAGACAATGGGCCAAAACGGAAGAAGAGCGTGAAGAGGTTTACATTCGCGGCTTCCTGGGGAAAATGCTTTTCAGTGGAGAAGAAGCCCTGAAGACCTGTAGGGTACTTTCCGGAGGTGAAAAAGTTCGCTGTATGCTAAGCCGGATGATGATGATTCGTGCCAATGTGGTGATGCTGGATGAACCTACGAACCACCTGGACCTGGAATCGATCACGGCTTTCAATAACTCCCTGAAGAATTTTAAGGGAACCGTACTGTTTACCACGCACGATCACGAATTTGCTCAAACAGTAGCGAACCGTGTGATCGAGTTGACTCCGGGAGGAGTAATTGATCGTTACCTGACATTTGATGATTACATGAGTGATAAGGCGATCCGGGAGCAACGCGAAAAAATGTATGCTGTAGAAGCTTAGACAGCTCCAATAAATAACTAATGAAATTCAAAAAGCCTGAAGGATCCTTCAGGCTTTTTTCTGGCTAAATCAAACAAATATTTTAGAACAGACCGCCTCCGCCGGAGTTGTCATCATCTCGCTGTTTTCTTTTAAGAGCACGGTTCTTTCCGCCTCCAAAACGATACGAGAAACCTAAGTATACTGTTTGAGTTTCGTTATTGAATTCCCCATTTTGCGCAAAAGGTCTGCCGCCATTTATACGGAATTTTTGCGTATTGAATACATCGTTGAAATTCAGGCTTACTGTAGCCTTATTGTCTTCCAGGAATGAATACCTGGCACCCACGTTCACGAAGTAGAAATCATCAATATCCAGCTGAAGGTCCTGTTGTTTGCTGCGATACATTCCGAATAAAGAGAAAGAAAGCGCCTCAGAAGCTTTGAAATTGTGGCTGCTTCTAAAGGTGTAAGCTGTGTTGTCTACTTCAATGATTTCTCCCCCCACTGCTCCCTGCAAGGTGTTGTGGTAGATTTCCAGTCCGGAATTCGTGCTCCACCAGTCAAAGAATTTGTAGTTCAGTGAAAATTCTGTTCCATAAGAATTGGTATCCCCGTAATTCGCAAAGGTCAGGAAAATGGAACCTGGCTCATTTTCAACTTCCTGAAAGATCTGGTTGATCTGGTCATTGGTTCTACGGTAAAAAACGCCGCTGGTCAAACTTCCCTTTTTACCAAGTTTACGGGTGAAATTGAATTCCAGGGAATTGGTGAATTGTGGGTCCAGTTCCGGGTTTCCGGCTACAGTAAGCCGCGGAGAAGCAACCTGCCTGATCGGGTTTACCTGGCTGAAACCTGGGCGGTCCACTCTTCGGCTATAACTTAACTGAAAGGTGTTCTTCTCACTCTGATTGTAACTTACGAACGCACTTGGGTACACCGTGATATAATCATCCTGGTACACTTCATCCCCGTCATAGTACGCATCTACATTGTAGCTTTCCAGCCGGGCGCCGAGCTGGTAGCTCCACTTTTCGTAATTCTGACCGAAGGTGGTGTAGAAACTGTAAATATCGCGGTTATATTCGTACTGTGCGTCGCTCAATTGCGGGTTGCCGGCATCGTAATCATTATCGGTGGTCAGGATGCGTGCTTCGGCACCGAGTTCCAACTTGGAAACTTCACTGAAAGGGTTTACATAATCGATATTTCCGGTAAAATTTTGTCGGTTTTCATTTACGATATCAGTATATGGGACAAAATCAAAGCTATTTTCCCCAAAGTCTACGTTGGTACGTTCTTCTTCATCGAAATTGTTGAAATCCAGTTCCACCTGCAGGTCATGCCCGTCATCGTTGAAATCATGATCAAACAATAGGTTGTAGCTGGAGTTGGTATTGTCAAAATTGGCATCCAGGTTTTGCCTGAAACTGTTGGAAGCATCTCCAAAATCAGTAAATTCCAGGTAAGCCAGCGGCCCGCCTTCATACAGGTTTTGATTCGTGTATACCGAAAGGGTATTCTTCTCGTCCATATAATAGTCAATACCGATTTTGTACAAATAAGACTCCCTGCGGTTCTGAGCCTTGAAATGTTGCTGACTATTAGACTCCGGAAGATTGATAGTTCCTTCGTTCTGGCGTTTTCCGAAGTTCCCGCCCAAATTTCCGTAGAAATTGAATTTACCGGTGCGGTAATTCATGTCCAGCGAACCGTTAAAGCGAGTATTGACCCCCTGCGTAAGACCGGTGTTCAGGTTTCCGTTGAAGCCCTGGTTGGCATTTTTGTGCAGGACGATATTGATGATCCCGCTCATTCCTTCCGGGTTGTATTTTGCGGAAGGATTGGTGATCAGCTCAATGCTTTTGATGGAAGTGGAAGGAATTTGCTTCAGCAGCTGTGCAGGATCCATATTTGTGGGTTTTCCGTCTACGAGGATGCGTACATTGCTGTTTCCGCGAAGCGAAATATTGCCGTCTTGGTCCACGTTTACCGAAGGAACGTTCTGCATCAGTTCCGAAGCGCTGGCGCCGGTGGTCATCAGGTCTTTACCCACATTGATGATCTTCCGGTCCACGCGCTGTTCGATCGTGGTTCTTTCGGCAACCACCACTGTTTCATCGAGCATCGCAACATCAGGCTCCAGGCGAATGGTTCCCAGGTCGATTTTCTGACTGTTACGATCGATGTGGATTTCTTTGGTGTAGGTTTTATAACCTATGAACTGAATTTTGAAGACATAAACCCCGCTCTTGATATTTTCAATGGAAAAACTTCCATTATCATCAGAAGTGATACCGGTCACTAAATTACCTTCCAGATCATTGATGACCACTGTGGCATAGGGAATGGGTTCGTTGAGTTCTCCATCCATCACCGTTCCGGAGATTCTTCCGAAGGGATCGGTCATGGAATGGCAAATACTGCCAATAAGCAATAGACAAGCTACGAATAACTGTTTCATTTTTTGATTGATTTTAATGATGATTTATGTATAGCAAATTACTTTGCATTACCTAATAGATGAAAATAGGTTTTCGCAAATTCAATGCTTTCTATTATTAAGACGACCAAAAAACGTTCTTGTTACAGGATTTTTGAAAAAACCTGCATTCTTTTTACGGAATGCAGGCATTTAGCAAAATCATCTGTATTAACACTAACCATCAAAATTGATACATGATGATCTGCAAGAACCGGTTCTCAACATATAGACTGCCCAGAAAAAATATTGTTACACATAATTTTATTTAAATTTGGAATATGAAAAAGAAAACACTTGTTCTGGGAGCTTCCCTGAATCCTTCTCGTTATAGCAATCTGGCCATTCATAAACTTGTTAGCAGCGGGCAACCGGTTGTGGCGGTAGGTCTGCGGAATGGAGAAGTAGCAGGCGTGAATATCGAAACCGAAAAAATGCCGTTTGAAGACGTAGATACGATTACTTTGTACCTGAATGCCCGCAGGCAGGAGGAGTACTACGATTATATCGTTTCGTTGAAGCCTAAAAGAGTCATATTCAATCCAGGCACTGAAAATCCCGAATTGTACCAGATCCTCCGCAAAAACAGAATCGCTTTTGAAAATGCCTGTACCCTGGTAATGCTATCTACGCGCCAGTACTAAACCTAAAAAGGTAAGCAACCCATTCAGGATCAGTATAAAGAATCCAAATTCAAAACCAAACCATTGCAAACTGTTTATGCTGATAAAGTATGACAGGATCGGTGCGGCGAGCGCTATGACCGGTACCAAAGCATCTCTAACTTTCCATTTGGTAAACAGTCCAAAAGCATAAAGCCCCAGTAAAGGTCCATAGGTGTAACCGGCAAACTGGAAGAGCTTGTTGATCACGCTTTTATCGGCTATCGCGTAATTGAATATCAGCATCACCACAATAAGAACCAGCGAAAACAGGATGTGAATGCGTTTCCTGATGCGTACCTGTTTTTCCTCGCTATATTTTTTATCAATTTCGAGGATATCTATACTGAATGAAGTCGTCAAAGCGGTCAAGGCGCTGTCGGCACTGGAATATGCGGCAGCAATAAGACCAAGGAGAAAGAAAATAGCAACTGCCAGCCCAAGTTTTCCGCTCATGGCAATGGCAGGAAACAGATCATCTTTGGTTTCAGTAATTCCATTTACATCCGCATAGTCTGTTAGCAGCACGCCGAGGGTTAGAAAACAAAGGTTGGCCACGACCAGTACAATGGTAAACCAGAACATGTTTTTCTGGGCATCTTTCAGCGTTCGACAGGTCAGGTTTTTCTGCATCATATCCTGGTCGAGACCGGTCATTACGATGGCGATAAAGGCTCCGGAAAGGAATTGTTTTACGAAATGATCTTTGCTACGCCAGTCGTCAAAAAAGAAAACCCTGGAATAGTTGCTTTCGCTCAGGTAATTGAAAATATTGCTTATCTGAAGGTCTTTGGAGATGAAATAGATGGTGATGCCCAACGCCAGCAGCATGAAAAATGTCTGAAGCGTATCGGTCCATACGATGGTCTTGATTCCGCTTTTGAAGGTGTAGAGCCAGATTAGCAATATGGTGATCGAAACAGTGACGTAATAGGGCACGCCCATCGAATCGAAAACGATCAGTTGCAGCACATTCGCAACCAGAAATAACCGAAAACTGGATCCCACCACGCGCGATAACAGGAAGAACGAGGCGCCAGTTTTATACGAGGCAATCCCGAAGCGATCACCCAGATAGGTGTAGATAGAAGTGAGATTCATTCTGTAATACAGCGGTAACAATACCTGCCCAATGACCGCATACCCGATGGTATATCCCAAAACGACCTGGAAGTAGCTGAAATTGTCACTTTCCACCGTTCCCGGAATCGAAATAAAAGTGACTCCGCTCAGGGAAGCACCAATCATTCCGAAGGCTACCAGGTACCAGGGCGCCTGTTTGTTGGCCCGAAAAAATTCTGAATTGCTTCCGCCTTTCCCGGTGAGGTAGGAAATGAGCACTAAAACGCCAAAATAGGCAGCTATGAGGAGCAGGACTTGGTATGGTTGCATAGACTGGTGTTAGGAGCGGCAATTTACAAATTAAGCTTTAGCTAAACTCGTCAGCCAAAAAAATCATAAATTCGCGGGTATGGATTTTTCTTCAAAATTGCTGGAGCAGGCTGTAGATGAGATGTCGCAATTACCGGGAATCGGGAAAAGAACCGCGCTTCGATTGGTTTTGCATTTATTAAAGCAACCGGCTTCCCAAACCCAGGATCTCAGCAATGCCTTATTGGATCTTCGGAATAACATCAAACTGTGCAGGAATTGTTTCAACATCAGTGACACCGAAATTTGTGAAATTTGCGCCAATCCTTCCAGAAATGCTGAAATTGTGTGTGTAGTTGAAGATATTCGCGATGTGATGGCGATTGAAAACACCGGGCAGTATCGCGGTCATTATCACGTGCTCGGCGGAAAGATCAGCCCAATGGATGGCGTGGGGCCTTCCCAGCTTACCATAAAACCGCTGATCGAGAAAGTTCAGGCAGGCAAGGTTGAAGAGATCATTTTCGCTCTGAGCAGCACTCTGGAAGGTGATACCACGAATTTCTACATTTTCAAACAACTCGAGAACACGCCGGTAAAAACTTCTACGATCGCCCGCGGAATTTCGGTTGGTGATGAACTGGAATACGCTGATGAGGTGACGCTGGGAAGAAGTATCACCAATCGTGTTCCTTTCGAAAATAGCATGAAAGACCAGTAGCCTCTAGGCTTAAAGTTTCTTAAAGGTTTTCAATTCCCTTGCTGAAATCGTACTTTTAGGGAGAATTTGAATTAATTTCTGAATAGTGAAAATTCAGCAAATGGAAGTTTTATTGATTTTTTAATATTTATAAAGCTGAAATTTAATTAAATTCGCAAACCGAATAACAAATACAACACCTCTATTAATAATATGGCAAAATTTGAACTGAAATTACCAAAAATGGGAGAAAGCGTTGCGGAAGCAACTATTACCTCATGGTTAAAAGAAGTTGGCGATACCATCGAAATGGACGAGCCGGTGCTGGAGATCGCTACCGATAAAGTAGATAGCGAAGTGCCCAGCGAAGTAGACGGCAAGCTCGTGAAAATACTTTTTGAAGCTGATGACGTGGTGAAAGTAGGGCAGACCATCGCGATTATTGAGGTTGACGGAGATGTAGAGGAAGATGTGACCGAAGAAGCTGAAGCTGGCGAGGACGAGGAAATTCCGGAGCCAAGCTCGAAAGTAGCTGAAACCGTGGAAGTGGCAAAAGCGACCGCTTCTGCTGAAACTTCTGGGGAAGATTATAATTCCAGCGAACGTTTTTATTCTCCGCTTGTAAAAAATATTGCCAAGGAAGAGGGAATTTCCGCAGAGGAACTGGAAAAAGTGGAAGGTACCGGCAAAGATGGCCGGGTGACCAAGCATGATATCCTGGCGTACGTGGAAAATCGAGGTAATCAGTCTGCCGCTTCGAAAGGACAACCTGGAAAGGCAATTGCCGATAAAGGTTTGTCTTCTTCCGTAGCGAAAAGTGAAGACCCTGTGGTGACTGGCGAAGATCAGATCATCGAGATGAGCAGAATGGGGAAAATGATCGCTCATCATATGCGAAAAAGCGTGGACACTTCGGCACACGTGCAGTCGTTTATCGAGGTAGATGTGACCAATATCTGGAACTGGCGTAGCAAACATAAAGCTGCATTTCAGCAGCGAGAAGGGGAAAAGCTAACCTTTACCCCAATTTTCATGGAAGCGGTAGCGAAAGCGATCAGGGATTTTCCTATGATCAATATCTCGGTTAGTGAAGACGGTAGCAAGGTCATCAAAAAGAAAGATATCAACCTGGGGATGGCGGCAGCGCTTCCAGATGGAAACCTGATCGTTCCGGTGATCAAGAATGCTGACCGACTCAATCTTGTTGGAATGGCAAAGGAGGTGAACGATCTCGCCAACCGTGCAAGGCACAACAAACTCAAGCCAGATGAGATCCAGGGCGGAACATTTACGGTAACCAACGTGGGAACTTTTGGCAGTATTATGGGAACACCAATCATCAATCAGCCACAGGTAGCCATTCTGGCGCTGGGCGCAATTCGCAAAATGCCGGCGGTTATCGAAACTCCGGAAGGTGATTTTATAGGGATTCGTTACAAGATGATCCTTTCTCACAGTTACGATCACCGGGTGGTGAACGGAGCGCTCGGAGGTCAGTTTGTACAACGAGTGGCCCAGTACCTGGAAAATTTTGACAAAGACCGCGAAGTGTAAATACTTCAGAATAAGAATTGCAGAGCCACGATCTTCGTGGCTTTTGCTTTTTAGAGCCCTGCGTACTTTTCCCAAAAGCATTTT contains the following coding sequences:
- a CDS encoding ABC-F family ATP-binding cassette domain-containing protein; this translates as MLSVSNLSVQFGKRVLFDEVNVTFTQGNCYGIIGANGAGKSTFLKILSGKSEATSGKVHLEPGKRMSVLEQDHNVYDEYPVLETVMRGNKPLFAVKTEMDALYADYSDENADRIGELQVQFEEMNGWNAESDAAAMLSNLGISEDLHYTLMKDLDGKQKVRVLLAQALFGSPDVLIMDEPTNDLDYETINWLENFLANYDNTVIVVSHDRHFLDAVCTHISDIDFGKINHFSGNYTFWYESSQLAARQRAQQNKKAEEKKKELQEFIQRFSANVAKSKQATSRKKMIDKLNIEEIKPSSRRYPAIIFEREREAGDQILNVEGLEASIEGETLFKNVDINLAKGDKVVVFSKDSRATTAFYEIINGKQEPVKGKFQWGVTTSQSYLPADNSEYFENDLTLVDWLRQWAKTEEEREEVYIRGFLGKMLFSGEEALKTCRVLSGGEKVRCMLSRMMMIRANVVMLDEPTNHLDLESITAFNNSLKNFKGTVLFTTHDHEFAQTVANRVIELTPGGVIDRYLTFDDYMSDKAIREQREKMYAVEA
- a CDS encoding SDR family oxidoreductase, coding for MENGQSTGKVVFITGASSGIGKSIATHLSENGFKVYGTSRNPSKNPNSPFELVALDVTSPESIRQAISQVSEKEGKIDILINNAGVGITGPIEETPESEIKKAFETNYFGPLNVIKNTVPLMRKQGGGLIINITSIAGYMGLPYRGIYSATKGALEITAEAYRMELKQFGIKMTNIAPGDFATNIAAGRYHAPVLEDSPYRKAYGDTLQLMNEHVSAGQDPDLMAKAVLKVIAEDDPKVHYKIGDFLQKFSVKLKGLLPDKMYEKMLMKHYKL
- a CDS encoding outer membrane beta-barrel family protein; this encodes MKQLFVACLLLIGSICHSMTDPFGRISGTVMDGELNEPIPYATVVINDLEGNLVTGITSDDNGSFSIENIKSGVYVFKIQFIGYKTYTKEIHIDRNSQKIDLGTIRLEPDVAMLDETVVVAERTTIEQRVDRKIINVGKDLMTTGASASELMQNVPSVNVDQDGNISLRGNSNVRILVDGKPTNMDPAQLLKQIPSTSIKSIELITNPSAKYNPEGMSGIINIVLHKNANQGFNGNLNTGLTQGVNTRFNGSLDMNYRTGKFNFYGNLGGNFGKRQNEGTINLPESNSQQHFKAQNRRESYLYKIGIDYYMDEKNTLSVYTNQNLYEGGPLAYLEFTDFGDASNSFRQNLDANFDNTNSSYNLLFDHDFNDDGHDLQVELDFNNFDEEERTNVDFGENSFDFVPYTDIVNENRQNFTGNIDYVNPFSEVSKLELGAEARILTTDNDYDAGNPQLSDAQYEYNRDIYSFYTTFGQNYEKWSYQLGARLESYNVDAYYDGDEVYQDDYITVYPSAFVSYNQSEKNTFQLSYSRRVDRPGFSQVNPIRQVASPRLTVAGNPELDPQFTNSLEFNFTRKLGKKGSLTSGVFYRRTNDQINQIFQEVENEPGSIFLTFANYGDTNSYGTEFSLNYKFFDWWSTNSGLEIYHNTLQGAVGGEIIEVDNTAYTFRSSHNFKASEALSFSLFGMYRSKQQDLQLDIDDFYFVNVGARYSFLEDNKATVSLNFNDVFNTQKFRINGGRPFAQNGEFNNETQTVYLGFSYRFGGGKNRALKRKQRDDDNSGGGGLF
- a CDS encoding glutaminyl-peptide cyclotransferase — protein: MKRFFNLLAIFILNFFIFSCGSKNGKNKSDFSIQFEGNKSSFHLNESVKGSILNKENKPIDSISYFLGNQTLQSSGKDFNFNLKDSRLGNWPLRAIIYSGEQVDTISKEIKILNDQAPAVYTFEVINEFPHSNTSYTQGLEFHDGQLYESTGQRGRSRLLKVDLESGEILDEIKLDDQFFGEGLTILNNKIFQLTWQSDVGFIYDVQKFEKTGSFGYNQSKEGWGLCNDGEKIYKSDGTEKIWILNSETLAEEDYIQVATNKGIKSKFNELEWVDGKIYANTYQFPSVSIINPQNGAIEAIINFKGLQDRIGNKNDLDPVNEVLNGIAYNSADGKLYVTGKDWDKLFEVRIIKN
- a CDS encoding CoA-binding protein: MKKKTLVLGASLNPSRYSNLAIHKLVSSGQPVVAVGLRNGEVAGVNIETEKMPFEDVDTITLYLNARRQEEYYDYIVSLKPKRVIFNPGTENPELYQILRKNRIAFENACTLVMLSTRQY
- the fsa gene encoding fructose-6-phosphate aldolase; this encodes MKFFIDTANLDQIKEAQDLGVLDGVTTNPSLMAKEGITGKDNIFKHYNRICELVDGDVSAEVIATDFEGMIKEGEELAELHEQIVVKIPMIKEGVKALKYFSDRGIRTNCTLVFSAGQALLAAKAGATYVSPFIGRLDDISTDGLNLIAEIRLIYDNYEFDTQILAASVRHTMHVLECAKIGADVMTGPLSSIEGLLKHPLTDIGLEKFLADYKKGNQ
- a CDS encoding TlpA family protein disulfide reductase — protein: MKYAWLLIGFLLLLSGCNNQPEGDQHVFVGGQINNPETDYVVLSKEDSIIDTLYLNQQNQFGKEYDDLESGIYTFKHSPENQIMYLEPGDSVVIWLNTLDFDRSLNFSGDGAEKSNFLLDIFIRNLDNNDLILQYYKIKPERFAEITDSIRDDRMQSLERLEEQEELSDTYLKLAKASVNYEFYDLRERYSFLIHKYYPALSAEIPENFNNYREHINFSDEDLEDLYVYTNFLDDYLRSKSIEDCQTKECYNLNSLQNLSKRIELTDSLFKNDKLKHKFIDRFATQSIIMSETDRGIDFVLNLLKSIDYARLDYIERLSRMQRSYLKGNSIADKGLIDTNGNKTTYGEIIDKPSIIMSWSIYALDHHQWLHKIVKDLREKYPEIDFYTVNIDGQTYENWLRVLETFSYDKKYEYQIANRNIGNDMYKNYLTKVLFVDKKGVIQKGDISYSSIKDFEEDILEFLNK